One genomic region from Labeo rohita strain BAU-BD-2019 chromosome 7, IGBB_LRoh.1.0, whole genome shotgun sequence encodes:
- the ddx28 gene encoding probable ATP-dependent RNA helicase DDX28, translated as MQSVKVGRCVFLAAKLSQVTRSSCSSRFASAVIRVGLRGMATASSQPVVIRIPRRMQERIENIKQMQSKKFDKLPTVKPGRLLIKSKNPQLNQSVGYTLGKFEQPVLTSKGWKSNKALGDYFCINSIQSTPPSVLKQKDEGDDGASASQKTFNCFNICPELVETLQSQNIIHPTTVQMQTIPKILKGRNILCAAETGSGKTLAYLLPIIHRLQEEPFTDSERNVRAVVIVPSRELAEQVTSVARSISKSFGLVVKIAGGGRGVGNIKAAFTHGQPDVLVATPGALLKALWKHFINLNELNFLVIDEADTMFDESFAGMLENILSHTEVASRLSETVGLVRKAQLVVVGATFPGGVGEVLGKVTDLASMVTVKSRMLHHLMPHVKQTFLRVKGADKILELHQALKKAEMEHKGVLVFCNSASTVNWLGYSLEEMGVRHMRLQGEMPATMREGIFKNFQKGSVDVLICTDIASRGLDTQRVGLIVNYDFPETHADYIHRAGRVGRAGGSEGGEVLSFVTHPWDVELVQRIETAARRRTSLPGMESEIQKPSHKTDFQDVEK; from the coding sequence ATGCAGTCAGTGAAGGTCGGACGCTGTGTCTTTCTCGCTGCCAAACTCTCGCAGGTAACACGCAGTTCTTGTAGCTCGCGCTTCGCGTCAGCGGTCATCAGGGTGGGTCTACGCGGAATGGCAACCGCCAGCTCACAGCCTGTGGTGATCCGCATCCCTAGACGCATGCAAGAACGTATAGAGAACATCAAACAGATGCAAAGCAAGAAGTTTGACAAGCTGCCAACAGTCAAGCCTGGTAGACTGTTGATCAAGAGCAAGAACCCTCAACTAAACCAGTCTGTCGGCTATACACTTGGGAAATTTGAACAACCTGTTCTGACATCCAAAGGATGGAAGAGTAACAAAGCGTTAGGGGATTATTTCTGCATAAACAGCATCCAAAGTACTCCACCATCTGTCCTCAAGCAGAAGGATGAGGGCGATGACGGTGCTTCCGCCTCCCAAAAAACATTCAACTGCTTTAATATTTGTCCAGAACTGGTTGAGACTTTACAAAGCCAGAATATAATTCATCCCACAACAGTGCAGATGCAAACCATTCCCAAAATACTAAAAGGACGCAATATTCTCTGCGCTGCAGAGACGGGAAGTGGAAAAACTCTCGCTTACCTCCTTCCCATCATCCACAGGCTGCAGGAGGAGCCTTTCACAGATTCTGAGAGAAACGTTCGCGCTGTGGTCATCGTCCCGTCACGGGAGCTAGCAGAGCAAGTGACGTCTGTAGCCCGATCAATCAGCAAATCGTTTGGACTCGTGGTCAAAATCGCAGGAGGTGGAAGAGGTGTGGGAAACATCAAAGCAGCGTTCACTCACGGTCAGCCGGATGTTTTAGTGGCTACTCCTGGCGCCTTGCTAAAGGCCCTCTGGAAGCACTTCATTAACTTGAACGAACTAAACTTCCTAGTCATCGACGAAGCCGACACTATGTTTGACGAAAGCTTCGCAGGCATGCTTGAGAATATTCTTTCGCATACCGAGGTGGCATCCAGGCTCTCTGAGACGGTTGGGCTCGTCCGTAAAGCTCAGCTAGTTGTGGTGGGAGCCACGTTTCCGGGTGGCGTAGGAGAGGTCCTCGGTAAGGTGACTGACTTGGCCAGCATGGTGACCGTTAAAAGCCGGATGCTACATCATCTCATGCCACACGTAAAACAGACTTTTCTCAGGGTCAAAGGTGCGGACAAGATTCTAGAGCTTCATCAGGCACTGAAAAAGGCCGAAATGGAGCATAAAGGAGTTTTGGTCTTCTGTAACTCTGCTTCCACTGTCAACTGGCTGGGTTACTCGCTTGAGGAAATGGGTGTTCGTCATATGAGGCTCCAGGGAGAGATGCCTGCGACTATGAGGGAGGGAATTTTTAAGAACTTTCAAAAAGGGAGTGTTGATGTTCTAATATGCACTGACATCGCTTCAAGAGGTTTGGACACACAGAGAGTCGGACTTATCGTCAATTATGACTTCCCGGAGACCCACGCAGATTACATCCACCGGGCAGGGCGCGTGGGGAGAGCAGGGGGCTCCGAGGGAGGGGAGGTGCTGAGCTTCGTTACGCACCCGTGGGATGTGGAACTTGTGCAGAGAATAGAGACCGCAGCCAGGAGGAGAACATCTTTACCAGGGATGGAATCCGAAATTCAGAAACCCAGCCATAAAACAGACTTTCAAGATGTAGAAAAGTGA